The Mustela nigripes isolate SB6536 unplaced genomic scaffold, MUSNIG.SB6536 HiC_scaffold_2407, whole genome shotgun sequence genome contains the following window.
GTCTGGCTGAAGGTCGGGGCGTTGTCGTTGACGTCGGACACGGTCACTGTGAGGTTGAGCTGGGTTTTCAGCCTGGGGGTCCCCAAGTCAGTGAACGTAATGGTGATGTTGtattctgctctgctctctctgtccaGCGGTCCCTCTGTTACTAGTGTGTAAAAATTTTCCAAGGAAGATTTCAGTAGAAAGGGTAGATCGTCCTGAATAGAgcaatttattttcccattttcttctgaATCAAGGTCTGAAACACTGAGAACTGCAACGACAGCTTCAGGAGAGTTCTCAGGTATGTGTCTAGTAAACGCAGACAGGGTGACTTCTGGGACATTGTCGTTCACATCCGTAACTTGAATCAGAACGGTGCATTTTCCAGAAAGGCTGCCGCCATCTCTGGCTTCTATATTGACCTCATAGAACTGTATTCTTTCGAAATCAAGTTGTTTTTTCAATCGAATTTCTCCTGTCTCAGGGTGGATCTCAAAGGTTTCGCAAATCTCCTCAGAAGCTTGGAAAAGTGAATAGAAAATTTCTCCATTGACTCCTGTGTCTACATCTGTAGCAGAGACTGTGACAATCAGGAAGCCAATGGGACTGTCCTCAGGAATCTGCACCCTGTATAGAGGCTGCTCAAATTCAGGGGCATTATCGTTGATGTCCATGACTTCGATGTAGATCTGAGCGATGCCAGACCTGGGTGGAGAGCCACCATCCTGAGCTGTAAGGGTTAACCTGAGCTCAGGTTCCTGCTCCCGATCTAGCACTTTGTCCAGCACCAGTTCAGGATATTTGCTGCCATCGCTGCGATTGCGGGTAAGGACCCGAAAGTAGGAATTG
Protein-coding sequences here:
- the LOC132008955 gene encoding protocadherin beta-13-like, with amino-acid sequence METSGKFICRQRQVLLFFLLLGLSQAGLEPRRYSVVEETEGRSFVTNLAKDLGLGQRDLSKRGARVISKGNKLHLLLDLETGDLLLGEKLDREELCGHTDPCVLRFQVLLENPLEFFQAELQVIDINDHSPVFIDRDMLLKIPESSPPGTTFPLKNAQDVDVGRNNIKNYVISPNSYFRVLTRNRSDGSKYPELVLDKVLDREQEPELRLTLTAQDGGSPPRSGIAQIYIEVMDINDNAPEFEQPLYRVQIPEDSPIGFLIVTVSATDVDTGVNGEIFYSLFQASEEICETFEIHPETGEIRLKKQLDFERIQFYEVNIEARDGGSLSGKCTVLIQVTDVNDNVPEVTLSAFTRHIPENSPEAVVAVLSVSDLDSEENGKINCSIQDDLPFLLKSSLENFYTLVTEGPLDRESRAEYNITITFTDLGTPRLKTQLNLTVTVSDVNDNAPTFS